In the Bacteroidota bacterium genome, TGGTCTTACACGGATACTTTACTCCTTTTCAGTAGTTGTAGCTACTATTATTCCATTAGGCATAAGTAATGTTACTATTCGCTTTTTCTCGCTTTTTAGCGATAGGTCAAAAGGACATCATGGCTATTTTGGCTTTTTGATACTCTTTCCATTACTTGGTATAGCGGTTGTTTCGTTGTTGCTGCTTTATTTTAAACCCTTTTTTATTGCTCAATATAGTAAGCAGTCAAAGTTATTTGCCGATTACTTTATGTATGTTTTTCCATTGTCATTTTTTATTGCTTTGGTTTCGGTTTTTACGAGTTATTGCGCCTCCTTGTTTAGAACCACTTTCCCTGTTTTTTTAAATGACATTTTAATTAGGGTTATTTCGCTTATTTTATTCAGTTGCTATTTTTTAAAATGGATTAATTTGGACGCTTTGGTATTGTTGTTTGTATTAATATATGGTGCTCAAGTTCTTGCCTTACTTTTTTACATTTTCAAGATTGATACCCCCAGTTTAAAAATCAATTGGCCATTTTTTGAAGAAAACAATGTTAAAACATTGGTGGAGTATGGTTTGCTTTTTTCGATTGCGGCCATAGCAGGCATTGGATTGCGTTATGTAGATTCGGTAATTATTGGGATGTATCTACCACTTGCATCGGTTGGCGTGTATGCTATTGCCGCACTTATCCCTACAGTAATTGAAGCCCCTTTAGCTGCCATCGAAAAAATATCGAACCCGGCCATCGGTAAGGAATGGGAAAACGGAAATATTGCTGAACTCACTAAAGTGTATTACCAAAGTACCAAGTATTTAATGGTAATTGGCGGTTTACTTTTTATAGGCATCAACATCAACATACAGTCGGTTCAAAATTTACTGCCTGTGGCTTACCGTCAAATTGTGGATGTGGTTGGTATTATTAGTTTGGGAAGCTTAATTAATGTTTCAACAGGAGTTAACAGCAGCATTATTTTTTTAAGTAAAAAATACAAGGCGGGATTAGTTATGTTATTGATGTTGTTTTTTGTTACCATCCTCTTAAATGTACTTCTTATTCCACGCTATGGCTTAATTGGAGCAGCCTTATCAAATGCAATTGCAGCCATTTTATACAATGGTTCCAAATACATTTTTTTATACCTGCGCTATAAAATGCAGCCCTTCGATAAAAATATTGTGTTGGTAGTAATTCTAATAATCAGTTGCTTTGCCTTAAATTTCCTCCTTCCGAAGCTGAACAATTCAATTCTTGATATTATTTATCGATCCCTCATAATCAGTTTCATATACGGGATAGCAATTCATAGCCTTAAAATCATTCCTGAAACGGAAGAATATTATAGAAAAATCAAGAATCGCTTCATTAAGTAAATGCGATTAGCGCCACCACCTTGTAAAAACGCCAGTTTTTTAGTAGCTTTGCACTTCGTTCAAAATAAAGTGTATGAATGAGTTGGAAAGAGTTGTAGCCAGCCTGCAATCTAAAATCGAAAAATTAATACATTTGCATAAAAAGCATGAGGAGGAAAACACTCAGCTGCTTTTTGAAAAAACAAACTATTTACATAGCCTTGATACGCAAACCAAACGAATTAAGGAGTTGGAAAATTTAAATCTGGAATTACAAAACTCTGCCCGTTTATCGGTGGGGGATTCATCCGCTAAAATGGAGAATAAGAATAAGATAAACGATTTAGTGAAGGAAATTGATGAGTGCATTGCGCTGATAAACAAGTAACAAAACGTAAAAGACGAGTAAGGTGGTAGGATTGACAAGGTTGAGCACCACTTAAAAATCTAAAAGCAAATGCCGGAAGTTTCAATTAAAATAAAAATTGTCAGCCGCGAGTATCCGCTTACCATTAAAAAGGAAGAGGAAGAAATAGTTCGCAAAGCTGCCGACTTGATTAATCAACAAGTGAACGAATACGAGAAAAATTATTCCGTTAATAATAAGCAAGATTTACTTGCTATGAGTGCCTTGCAACTTGCTACTCAGGTTGTTAAAACGCAACAAGCAGCGCAGGAAACGGGAATAAACTCCAACTTGACTAATCAACTAATTGAACTCGAGCGCTACGTTTCTGATTACCTGAATAAGGCGTAATTAGTGCATGTCTATCGATTAATGTTTTAAAAGAGCCTTGTATCTAGGTAGCGTTTAAACATTAAATCTACCCAATTGCATTCTGCATTGGGTTATATTTCCAACACGATTTTTTTGTTTTT is a window encoding:
- a CDS encoding polysaccharide biosynthesis C-terminal domain-containing protein, encoding MGIIKKQGIKNTLISYSGILIGFISLVVLQPLLLKPEELGLTRILYSFSVVVATIIPLGISNVTIRFFSLFSDRSKGHHGYFGFLILFPLLGIAVVSLLLLYFKPFFIAQYSKQSKLFADYFMYVFPLSFFIALVSVFTSYCASLFRTTFPVFLNDILIRVISLILFSCYFLKWINLDALVLLFVLIYGAQVLALLFYIFKIDTPSLKINWPFFEENNVKTLVEYGLLFSIAAIAGIGLRYVDSVIIGMYLPLASVGVYAIAALIPTVIEAPLAAIEKISNPAIGKEWENGNIAELTKVYYQSTKYLMVIGGLLFIGININIQSVQNLLPVAYRQIVDVVGIISLGSLINVSTGVNSSIIFLSKKYKAGLVMLLMLFFVTILLNVLLIPRYGLIGAALSNAIAAILYNGSKYIFLYLRYKMQPFDKNIVLVVILIISCFALNFLLPKLNNSILDIIYRSLIISFIYGIAIHSLKIIPETEEYYRKIKNRFIK
- a CDS encoding cell division protein ZapA gives rise to the protein MPEVSIKIKIVSREYPLTIKKEEEEIVRKAADLINQQVNEYEKNYSVNNKQDLLAMSALQLATQVVKTQQAAQETGINSNLTNQLIELERYVSDYLNKA